In Xylocopa sonorina isolate GNS202 chromosome 3, iyXylSono1_principal, whole genome shotgun sequence, one genomic interval encodes:
- the Taf11 gene encoding TATA-box binding protein associated factor 11 gives MDNIFGKEDSGNESDHIEIEEKEVRGNLLQNTRIKDVESMDIDNAQVKLESDAMSSQSQSDAEEVGSNSLCTVVEDQLEIVKNEVENREEERTAEDIFENDIVLPHANPTNVVERRESKEKSKKELEEEEREKMQVLVSNFTEDQLDRYEMYRRAAFPKAAIKRIMQTITGCSVSQNVVIAMSGIAKVFVGEIVEEALDVMETHQETGPLQPKHLREAVRRLRLQGQIPNGRAHKAFFRL, from the exons ATGGATAATATATTTGGGAAAGAAGATTCTGGAAATGAAAGTGATCACATAGAGATTGAGGAGAAAGAAGTAAGGGGTAACCTTTTGCAAAATACTAGAATTAAAGATGTGGAATCAATGGATATTGATAATGCACAAGTCAAG cTAGAATCTGATGCTATGAGTTCACAGTCTCAGTCTGACGCAGAAGAAGTAGGATCTAACTCATTGTGTACGGTAGTAGAAGATCAGTTGGAAATCGTTAAAAATGAAGTTGAGAATAGGGAAGAAGAACGAACTGCGGAAGACATATTTGAAAATGACATAGTATTACCACATGCAAACCCAACAAATGTTGTAGAGAGGAGAGAAAGCAAAGAGAAGAGTAAAAAAGAATTAGAAGAAGAGGAAAGAGAAAAGATGCA GGTATTAGTTTCAAATTTTACAGAAGATCAATTAGACAGATATGAAATGTATAGAAGAGCAGCCTTTCCAAAAGCAGCAATAAAAAGG ATCATGCAAACTATAACAGGCTGTTCTGTATCGCAAAATGTGGTCATTGCTATGTCTGGGATTGCAAAAGTATTTGTTGGAGAAATAGTGGAAGAAG CGCTTGATGTTATGGAAACTCATCAGGAAACAGGACCATTACAACCGAAACATTTAAGAGAAGCAGTTAGGCGATTAAGGCTTCAAGGCCAGATTCCAAATGGTCGCGCGCATAAAGCATTCTTCCGTCTTTGA
- the Blos4 gene encoding biogenesis of lysosome-related organelles complex 1 subunit 4 isoform X1, producing the protein MSSHTTPIVEELAKDYSDYLKLDLSNHMKNFNDMIEDVMMRLEEFQSIIEMVQSESNQCIDQYIPRLQNMQEEVVNLNKRIDALEHVIAMVNVNLATLEAAVDNAEAELGISDRLFGMLNPLSFFKKTQDPVVPNKLPAYEPPTIYRTNDYFKSE; encoded by the exons atgtctTCACACACGACACCAATTGTCGAAGAACTAGCCAAGGACTATTCAGATTATTTAAAATTAGACTTATCCAATCAC ATGAAAAATTTTAATGATATGATCGAAGATGTCATGATGCGTTTAGAAGAATTTCAATCCATTATTGAAATG GTTCAATCTGAAAGTAATCAATGTATCGATCAATATATTCCGAGATTACAAAACATGCAAGAAGAGGTTGTAAATCTTAACAAACGAATAGACGCTTTAGAACATGTTATAGCAATGGTTAACGTAAATTTAGCAACGTTAGAAGCTGCTGTTGATAATGCAGAAGCTGAATTAGGGATTTCTGACCGATTATTTGGAATGTTAAATCCTTTATCCTTTTTT AAAAAAACTCAAGACCCTGTGGTACCAAATAAATTACCAGCATATGAACCTCCAACAATTTATAGAACCAATGATTATTTTAAGAGTGaataa
- the Blos4 gene encoding biogenesis of lysosome-related organelles complex 1 subunit 4 isoform X2 encodes MSSHTTPIVEELAKDYSDYLKLDLSNHMKNFNDMIEDVMMRLEEFQSIIEMVQSESNQCIDQYIPRLQNMQEEVVNLNKRIDALEHVIAMVNVNLATLEAAVDNAEAELGISDRLFGMLNPLSISEKNSRPCGTK; translated from the exons atgtctTCACACACGACACCAATTGTCGAAGAACTAGCCAAGGACTATTCAGATTATTTAAAATTAGACTTATCCAATCAC ATGAAAAATTTTAATGATATGATCGAAGATGTCATGATGCGTTTAGAAGAATTTCAATCCATTATTGAAATG GTTCAATCTGAAAGTAATCAATGTATCGATCAATATATTCCGAGATTACAAAACATGCAAGAAGAGGTTGTAAATCTTAACAAACGAATAGACGCTTTAGAACATGTTATAGCAATGGTTAACGTAAATTTAGCAACGTTAGAAGCTGCTGTTGATAATGCAGAAGCTGAATTAGGGATTTCTGACCGATTATTTGGAATGTTAAATCCTTTATC TATTTCAGAAAAAAACTCAAGACCCTGTGGTACCAAATAA